A single genomic interval of Candidatus Poribacteria bacterium harbors:
- a CDS encoding M48 family metallopeptidase: MGQISIILITGLLFLFYFEPPQESTNVSDMQVVLWTIVLTGLPVLITCFVTSYVARTFSANKEENLPKLYSLRRFMVVFECISLAAYLCNLYLLNLPALINKHFAFFPMENLRQMLALLPLLIGLICIRLVFYRVNQYQQGHYREVATLQFKFLLFPLLPMFIYLMTMDAVYWLPYSAKLFIVEHPYVLIGLILPVIASAYVLAPLLMQFLWKTKPLAAGSALKEKLDLLTKQSGLKYRDIVVWQTGSLSIANAAVAGTFPWNRRIFLTDALLEYFTDEEIETVVAHELGHIRYRHIPTYMLFALFYLLSYWFFYVLVEAPLVAHFGESQILPTLCSLVFLIVYFVFIFRYLSRRCEHQADLYAASLTKKPEAFKNALMKLAVLNSVPKSIRRFFEIFNTHPSIHRRIDFINQWIAHNLAIQRYKSYLLEVKILIVLLPIFGILALYVAKVF; this comes from the coding sequence ATGGGACAGATAAGCATTATCTTAATCACAGGACTACTCTTTCTTTTCTACTTTGAACCGCCGCAAGAAAGCACAAATGTCAGCGACATGCAGGTGGTTCTCTGGACAATTGTATTGACAGGTCTCCCTGTGCTCATCACATGCTTTGTGACCTCGTACGTCGCGCGAACCTTTTCTGCAAACAAAGAGGAAAACCTACCGAAACTTTATTCTTTACGACGCTTCATGGTTGTTTTCGAGTGTATTAGCTTAGCAGCGTATCTATGTAATCTATATCTATTGAATTTGCCTGCCCTGATTAATAAACACTTCGCATTCTTCCCGATGGAAAATCTACGCCAAATGCTCGCTTTGCTCCCGCTCCTGATTGGGCTCATCTGTATTCGGCTCGTGTTTTACCGGGTGAACCAATACCAACAAGGACACTATCGAGAAGTTGCCACGCTTCAATTCAAGTTTCTGCTCTTTCCGCTGCTGCCGATGTTTATTTACCTTATGACAATGGACGCTGTTTATTGGCTCCCGTATTCCGCGAAACTGTTCATTGTCGAACACCCGTACGTTCTGATCGGATTGATTTTACCCGTGATCGCATCCGCCTATGTTCTTGCCCCCTTACTCATGCAGTTTCTATGGAAAACCAAACCGTTGGCGGCGGGTTCAGCCCTGAAGGAAAAATTGGATCTGCTAACAAAACAGAGTGGTCTAAAATACCGGGATATTGTCGTGTGGCAAACAGGTTCACTGTCAATAGCCAACGCTGCAGTTGCGGGGACCTTTCCGTGGAACCGCCGAATTTTTCTGACAGATGCACTCCTTGAGTATTTTACAGATGAAGAGATCGAAACTGTGGTCGCTCATGAACTCGGACATATCCGCTACAGACACATTCCGACATACATGCTCTTTGCGCTCTTTTATCTGTTGAGTTATTGGTTTTTCTATGTCCTTGTTGAGGCACCGTTAGTCGCGCACTTCGGAGAATCACAAATTTTGCCAACGTTATGTTCGTTAGTTTTTCTAATCGTTTATTTCGTTTTCATCTTCCGATACTTGTCAAGACGTTGCGAACATCAGGCAGACCTATATGCGGCTTCGCTCACGAAGAAGCCGGAAGCATTCAAAAACGCCTTGATGAAACTCGCTGTGCTAAATTCAGTGCCAAAATCGATTCGAAGGTTTTTTGAAATCTTCAACACACACCCGTCTATTCACCGACGGATTGATTTCATCAACCAATGGATAGCGCACAACTTAGCAATTCAACGCTATAAAAGTTATCTACTTGAAGTCAAAATCTTAATCGTCTTGCTTCCAATATTTGGCATTCTCGCATTGTACGTCGCAAAGGTATTTTAA
- a CDS encoding O-antigen ligase family protein encodes MFLKHGKRFFPFVVCLVFGCVIGGYSDTPLLFLCLLIATGAFVFLGMEIAVYLLLIALPFSFRYILPGRLFEIQTPTEPLLGMLAAVYCVRKIIDRTLQKDKPENTFPFFLPICLYIFVMFLSAINTPDLFGTLKGTLRATVYVLFSVVVYTVVQNRTTLKRLFIASFPSAAVAVIWTVIVLVYHIDAWQWTSAYRSAPFTNYSVYGAFTALFFLVCLSRFLFDNGQYDRVLWTVWFACFGVGLLMCFSRGVWLSVIVALGFMLLQLGRGVTHKKVLFVGAACLILLACLSLPSIYNIFVERISSTVDLSYASNRARLLRWGQAFVMFVENPILGKGYGAFAMLYEEDVALVGSYTAQYQLGAHSEYLQVMAELGIVGLVVWVWLNFAFLRYGFRALETLSDGFYRAIVIGLMAAEISLMVHFTVNNLLNGDAIGVPFWGIYGLLPAVVQMAAREKNTSETEDGV; translated from the coding sequence ATGTTCTTAAAGCATGGCAAACGATTTTTCCCCTTTGTTGTCTGTCTCGTGTTCGGCTGCGTTATCGGCGGTTATTCGGACACACCACTCCTGTTTCTCTGCTTATTGATCGCAACGGGGGCTTTCGTCTTCCTCGGCATGGAGATTGCAGTTTATCTGCTGTTGATTGCCCTACCGTTTTCATTTCGCTACATTCTCCCCGGTCGTCTTTTTGAGATTCAAACACCGACAGAACCCCTATTAGGCATGCTTGCCGCCGTTTATTGTGTGCGAAAAATAATTGACCGGACACTCCAGAAGGATAAACCGGAAAACACCTTCCCTTTTTTCTTACCAATCTGCTTATATATCTTCGTTATGTTCCTCTCGGCAATCAACACACCGGATCTGTTTGGCACACTTAAAGGGACACTCCGGGCGACAGTTTACGTGCTGTTTAGTGTCGTCGTGTACACTGTAGTTCAAAATAGGACTACACTGAAACGACTTTTTATTGCGAGTTTTCCATCTGCAGCGGTTGCCGTTATTTGGACAGTTATTGTCTTAGTCTATCACATTGATGCATGGCAGTGGACGAGTGCTTATCGGAGCGCGCCGTTTACGAATTACTCTGTCTACGGGGCATTCACCGCACTTTTCTTTCTTGTGTGCCTCAGTCGCTTCCTCTTTGACAATGGTCAGTACGATCGCGTGTTATGGACGGTATGGTTCGCCTGCTTCGGTGTAGGACTCCTCATGTGCTTTTCACGCGGCGTTTGGCTCTCTGTTATTGTCGCGCTCGGCTTTATGCTGTTGCAACTCGGACGAGGTGTCACACATAAAAAGGTTCTGTTTGTTGGCGCGGCGTGTCTCATCTTATTAGCCTGTCTGAGTTTACCCAGTATCTATAACATCTTTGTTGAACGGATTTCGTCCACGGTGGATCTCAGCTATGCTTCAAACCGGGCGCGCCTCCTGCGGTGGGGACAGGCATTCGTGATGTTCGTTGAAAACCCTATTTTGGGGAAGGGCTATGGGGCATTTGCGATGCTGTATGAAGAGGATGTCGCGCTTGTAGGGAGTTATACAGCGCAATATCAACTCGGTGCACATAGCGAATATCTTCAGGTTATGGCGGAATTGGGGATCGTTGGGTTAGTCGTGTGGGTCTGGCTGAATTTTGCCTTCTTGCGCTACGGCTTCCGTGCACTCGAAACGCTAAGCGATGGTTTCTACCGTGCTATTGTTATTGGGTTGATGGCAGCAGAAATTTCGCTTATGGTGCATTTCACGGTGAACAACCTCCTGAACGGCGATGCCATTGGTGTTCCTTTTTGGGGCATTTATGGGTTGTTGCCAGCTGTCGTGCAGATGGCTGCCCGGGAAAAGAATACATCAGAAACTGAAGACGGTGTATAA
- a CDS encoding shikimate dehydrogenase produces MHTRHLLTGHTRVVGVIGDPVEHSRSPQMHNAAFAKAGLDYVYVPFHVRPDDLAQAIAGFKAINVVGINVTLPHKRAVIPSLTSISREAELIGAVNTLTFTDEGIHGDNTDAPGVLRALEESGDMSVPVDEGVVVLGAGGAARAVVVALALAGVASITIANRTVEKAVSLAEEMCQKTGVSMHGMGLTDTRLPVAVAQSALLINTATASMDTNIPLLVSADWLQPNTIVYDIVYTPPVTPLMQAAAERGCQTLGGIGMLVHQGAIAFEKWTGVAPCTETMHQAL; encoded by the coding sequence ATGCACACACGACACTTACTGACAGGACATACCCGCGTTGTCGGCGTTATTGGTGACCCGGTTGAACACAGCCGTTCACCTCAGATGCACAACGCCGCCTTTGCTAAGGCAGGACTTGATTATGTATACGTCCCCTTTCATGTCCGTCCTGATGATTTGGCACAGGCGATCGCTGGATTTAAAGCTATTAACGTCGTTGGCATTAATGTAACACTTCCCCATAAACGGGCAGTCATTCCGTCCCTTACGTCCATCTCGCGGGAAGCGGAACTTATCGGTGCTGTGAACACACTCACCTTTACTGATGAAGGTATACACGGCGATAATACGGATGCTCCAGGAGTCTTAAGGGCACTGGAAGAGAGTGGCGACATGTCTGTACCGGTTGATGAAGGTGTTGTCGTCTTAGGAGCCGGTGGTGCCGCGAGAGCCGTCGTCGTTGCATTGGCACTTGCCGGTGTGGCATCAATTACAATCGCCAATCGTACGGTGGAAAAAGCCGTTTCCTTAGCGGAAGAGATGTGTCAAAAGACAGGTGTTTCCATGCACGGAATGGGACTTACAGATACTCGATTGCCTGTTGCTGTCGCTCAAAGCGCACTTCTCATTAATACGGCGACAGCAAGTATGGATACAAACATCCCTCTGCTGGTTTCTGCCGATTGGCTTCAACCGAATACTATCGTTTACGACATTGTGTATACGCCTCCGGTGACACCCTTGATGCAAGCCGCCGCCGAGCGCGGATGCCAAACCCTTGGCGGCATCGGGATGTTAGTGCATCAGGGGGCGATCGCTTTTGAGAAATGGACGGGGGTCGCGCCGTGTACGGAGACAATGCATCAGGCACTATAA
- a CDS encoding OmpA family protein produces the protein MLSRTAFTIIALLGVALVMSSCGKLNQEEFEMWKNEHVSKMEQTNSDVSNKITMLEGKVDQNNKDATEAISRAKDEAIAVSQQGDADTMAAAEQKAKEQDAQLRADLTKAIDMQGQKSMDFAKSENAKVQKQLMAVEDTDKAQNEAINQLASKVMAIEEGLSMVVEEVSSMPTTLATVTFASGRTSLDSDAKQTIDGIVEQLMEASDAKVMVIGHADGMPVLRGSYRSNWDLSQARANSASKYLQSKGIDAGRIETIGKAHTDPVAPQNTAAGRAMNRRAEIILVPERK, from the coding sequence ATGTTAAGTAGAACCGCTTTCACAATTATCGCTCTTCTTGGCGTTGCGCTTGTTATGAGTAGCTGCGGTAAGTTGAATCAGGAAGAGTTTGAAATGTGGAAGAATGAACATGTCTCGAAGATGGAGCAGACCAATTCTGACGTGTCAAACAAAATCACGATGTTAGAGGGCAAAGTCGATCAGAATAATAAAGATGCGACAGAAGCAATCTCCAGAGCGAAGGACGAGGCGATTGCCGTTTCTCAGCAAGGTGATGCTGACACTATGGCTGCTGCCGAACAAAAAGCCAAAGAACAGGACGCGCAGCTCCGCGCCGACCTGACGAAGGCTATTGATATGCAAGGGCAGAAGTCGATGGATTTCGCGAAAAGCGAAAACGCAAAAGTCCAAAAACAGCTCATGGCTGTTGAAGATACCGACAAGGCGCAAAATGAAGCGATAAATCAGCTCGCGTCCAAAGTGATGGCTATAGAGGAAGGATTGTCAATGGTGGTGGAAGAAGTCTCCTCAATGCCGACAACGCTGGCTACCGTCACTTTCGCCAGTGGACGAACCTCGTTAGACAGCGACGCGAAACAGACAATTGATGGTATCGTTGAACAGCTCATGGAAGCTTCAGATGCTAAAGTCATGGTTATTGGACACGCTGATGGCATGCCAGTACTGCGCGGAAGTTACAGAAGCAATTGGGATCTCTCACAGGCACGCGCGAACTCCGCTTCAAAGTATCTACAATCGAAAGGGATTGATGCCGGTAGAATTGAGACAATTGGTAAGGCACACACCGATCCTGTTGCCCCGCAGAATACCGCTGCAGGCAGAGCTATGAATCGCCGAGCCGAAATCATTCTGGTTCCTGAACGTAAATAG
- a CDS encoding sulfatase, with the protein MNIIHIISDTFRRDNLTLYGGKGYTPSLNAFAEKCVIFDKAYVCSYPTVPIRGDLVTGQVGICRRGWEPLKRDVPVIATDLTNAGVVSMMIADTPHHINNGFFYNRGFTGWKWIRGQEGDCLETHPYDYESQDSLRYREYTRTHPNKLPSGLGNHIRNTDFRQTEADTFVAQTVQTACDWLERNYQHENFYLMVDTFDPHEPWDAPEWYLKRFDSSDYDGPEPIYPPYGPNPMNERETERLNALYRAEASLVDNWIGQLLRKIDYMGLMENTMVIFMADHGFLLGEHGLLAKNLSMYEEIIHIPLLVYHPEATPRRTDALASIVDIPPTVIDVFGADRGAQVEGNSLLPIIMGDTDTGREYTVTHGAWVGGWSPDGGSPHGNITDGTWSLLLENKGAPKQLFHLPSDPEQMNNRFESDTAEARRLYQAFLDFLAQHGAPEAMVTQFQNRWQY; encoded by the coding sequence ATGAACATCATCCACATTATTTCAGACACGTTTCGACGCGATAACCTCACTCTCTATGGAGGCAAAGGGTACACCCCGTCCCTAAACGCTTTCGCAGAAAAATGTGTCATTTTCGACAAGGCGTATGTATGTAGTTATCCAACTGTGCCGATCCGAGGAGATTTGGTGACAGGTCAGGTCGGCATCTGTCGACGCGGATGGGAGCCCCTCAAACGAGATGTACCGGTCATCGCAACCGATTTAACGAACGCGGGTGTTGTCAGCATGATGATTGCAGATACACCCCACCATATCAACAACGGCTTTTTTTACAATCGTGGGTTCACCGGGTGGAAATGGATTCGCGGGCAGGAAGGCGATTGCTTAGAAACCCATCCTTACGATTATGAATCACAGGATTCATTGCGGTATCGTGAGTATACACGAACCCATCCGAATAAGTTACCCTCTGGACTCGGCAACCACATTAGAAATACCGACTTTCGGCAGACAGAGGCGGATACCTTCGTCGCACAGACTGTGCAGACGGCTTGCGATTGGTTAGAGCGGAACTATCAGCACGAAAACTTCTACTTGATGGTAGACACCTTCGATCCGCACGAACCGTGGGATGCACCCGAATGGTATCTAAAGCGTTTCGATTCGAGCGATTACGACGGACCGGAACCGATCTATCCACCCTACGGTCCAAATCCGATGAATGAACGCGAGACGGAACGTCTCAACGCGCTCTACCGGGCAGAAGCATCGCTGGTTGACAATTGGATCGGGCAGCTTCTTCGGAAAATTGACTACATGGGCTTGATGGAAAACACGATGGTGATTTTCATGGCGGATCACGGCTTCCTATTGGGTGAACACGGACTGCTCGCCAAGAATCTTAGCATGTATGAAGAGATTATCCACATTCCGCTGCTGGTTTATCATCCAGAGGCGACCCCGCGTCGGACGGATGCGCTTGCGAGTATCGTCGATATCCCGCCCACTGTCATTGACGTATTCGGCGCAGACCGAGGGGCACAAGTGGAAGGCAACAGTCTTCTCCCAATTATTATGGGAGATACCGACACAGGACGTGAATATACTGTGACGCACGGTGCGTGGGTCGGTGGATGGAGCCCTGACGGCGGAAGTCCACACGGTAACATCACCGATGGCACTTGGTCTTTGCTTTTAGAAAACAAGGGAGCACCGAAGCAATTGTTCCATTTACCTTCCGATCCCGAACAGATGAATAACCGATTTGAATCGGACACAGCAGAAGCGCGTCGGCTTTACCAAGCATTTTTGGACTTCTTAGCACAACACGGCGCACCCGAAGCCATGGTCACCCAATTCCAAAATCGGTGGCAATATTAA
- a CDS encoding cell division protein ZapA — protein sequence MEQQESKPIRFVILGTPYTIKPTEELTAEAINELVDYVKSLVESYLRKGFDEQRVPLLVAFHIADEKRRLQEKYELPLYRIVERLQFAIEDDTRAETPTV from the coding sequence ATGGAACAACAAGAATCTAAGCCGATTCGCTTCGTTATACTCGGAACACCTTATACCATCAAACCAACTGAGGAGTTGACAGCGGAAGCCATTAACGAACTCGTTGACTATGTCAAAAGTTTAGTTGAGTCCTATCTCAGAAAGGGTTTTGACGAGCAAAGGGTTCCCCTGCTTGTCGCTTTCCACATTGCTGATGAAAAGCGTCGTCTTCAAGAAAAATATGAATTGCCATTATACCGAATAGTGGAGCGGCTACAGTTTGCGATTGAAGATGATACAAGGGCGGAAACCCCAACTGTGTAG
- a CDS encoding 2-oxoacid:acceptor oxidoreductase family protein, whose amino-acid sequence MDERFTQASGTHVYTGCELLVKGALESGVSLLTGYPGSPIAEVFDILQRNAELLKTNGIVAQIANNEALSIARLNGSQMADVRAITFMKSVGFHVASDALAISNLAGTTGGAVVVVGDDTWSHSTQVPADSRFLARHVYTPLIEPSTFQELKDWINCAFQISAAADLYVCYLTTENQASGGGNVELQPNIYPDITGLKQVNLDTQLINADKRVVLPPHTAQIETETLRERFPTALEMARDLGLNEIQFVDGTSSKKRHALGFVSAGLAHSCLLHALGELNLYGDIPILKLGMTHPIDADRVMEFAEKVDEIYVVEEKRPLLENEIKALLTHAYQNGDLKRYVNVWGKQFPDDLAGIPTVSGLDASILIQKLIPLLKHRFSANGTPVDLEHFEREEALQKQVSEQQIDIPQRTPTFCPGCPHRDSSSVFLEITEQFMDADYMKKHHDLGPVDLVFHGDIGCYSMLKYEPFPRLMHNLSAMALGGGSGAGIDPFIENKQVVFMGDSTFFHGGMAAISDSIKNNQDIAYIILDNQTTAMTGHQPTPAGELDLLGNPTFAQDIEEVAQGLVGDSEIDIVRTNPEDRVNYKKYLEKTILKPGVKIVIADKECAITYHRRIRREQRKTIAKDGFLKYEKHINITPEVCEFCRECTTATGCPGLKIVDTDYGEKIAIDQSNCVSDGACARIKYACPAFEEVIVTRKRPPQEQVIASGNRKLLSDEPLPPPPPLTFERDWNMYAAGVGGMGIGTISKVLVVAGYLQGYNVAFCDRKGLAIRNGGVYTHITYAQPDVHASPMIPYGKADLLLGLDILEAVRGITAQSLFRVASPDRTAAMVNTAKTETISTLIGKDDFDPDTLEEALQTHTNADAYFGVDLFAISEELFGNKLYANMMLLGTAFQRQLIPVELEPLQLALKQMVPHADLDTNMKAFTVGRRLALELSESTVGASGTYAEMLKSKRQILERKRGGKRLSQKYVALVDEIVETLSINADDIHRLLALYIYDLVQFEDINYARRYVEKIKQVNARDSETYNYRATKAAVRYLHKVMLIKDEVYVAHLLTSEEKLARDKELYKIDTKNGDKIKYVHLNRPHFTVMGLDFEADIDARNWQLNLMKRMKFLRRWLSKWHAKEKEFREWYITRVIDTFAPTDAEAYKKHLHALECVEEVRGYREIRYPKMEVAKQTVEELLGR is encoded by the coding sequence ATGGATGAAAGGTTTACACAAGCCAGCGGGACGCATGTCTATACTGGGTGTGAATTGTTAGTCAAGGGTGCCTTGGAGAGTGGGGTCAGTCTGCTTACAGGTTATCCCGGCTCTCCTATTGCTGAAGTCTTTGACATACTTCAACGCAATGCGGAGTTGTTAAAAACTAACGGCATTGTCGCTCAGATAGCCAATAATGAGGCGTTGAGTATTGCACGTCTCAACGGTTCGCAGATGGCGGATGTCCGGGCGATTACGTTTATGAAGAGTGTCGGCTTCCATGTTGCATCTGATGCATTGGCGATTAGCAATCTCGCAGGCACAACCGGTGGTGCTGTTGTAGTTGTCGGTGATGATACGTGGTCCCACAGCACGCAAGTCCCTGCCGATTCCCGATTTCTCGCACGGCATGTCTATACGCCGCTTATTGAACCGAGTACATTTCAGGAACTCAAAGATTGGATTAACTGCGCCTTCCAAATTTCCGCTGCAGCCGACCTCTATGTTTGCTATTTAACAACTGAAAATCAAGCGAGCGGTGGTGGTAACGTTGAACTTCAACCGAACATTTATCCTGATATTACCGGTTTGAAGCAGGTTAACTTGGATACCCAACTCATTAATGCCGATAAGCGGGTTGTCTTACCGCCGCATACTGCTCAGATTGAGACGGAGACGTTGAGGGAACGGTTTCCCACTGCTCTTGAGATGGCAAGAGATCTCGGACTCAACGAAATTCAGTTTGTAGACGGAACGTCAAGCAAAAAGCGTCACGCCCTCGGATTTGTCAGTGCAGGCTTGGCACACAGCTGCCTCCTCCATGCACTTGGAGAATTGAACCTATACGGCGACATCCCTATTCTCAAACTCGGTATGACCCATCCGATTGATGCGGACAGGGTCATGGAGTTCGCTGAAAAAGTTGACGAGATATACGTCGTTGAAGAGAAACGTCCGCTCTTAGAAAACGAAATCAAAGCACTCCTCACCCATGCCTATCAGAATGGAGATCTTAAGCGGTATGTAAACGTCTGGGGAAAACAATTTCCCGACGATCTGGCAGGAATCCCGACAGTTTCCGGTTTAGATGCCTCTATTCTCATTCAGAAACTCATTCCACTGCTCAAACACCGCTTTAGCGCAAATGGCACGCCTGTGGATTTGGAACACTTCGAGCGTGAAGAGGCACTCCAAAAGCAGGTGTCTGAACAGCAAATTGACATTCCGCAACGCACACCTACCTTCTGTCCCGGCTGTCCCCACCGTGATTCTTCGAGCGTCTTTCTTGAAATCACAGAGCAATTTATGGATGCGGATTATATGAAGAAGCATCACGATTTAGGTCCGGTAGATCTCGTCTTTCATGGGGATATTGGTTGCTATTCGATGCTCAAATATGAACCGTTTCCTCGTTTGATGCACAACCTCTCCGCGATGGCTTTAGGGGGTGGGTCAGGTGCTGGCATCGATCCGTTTATCGAAAATAAACAGGTTGTCTTCATGGGGGATTCAACCTTTTTTCACGGTGGAATGGCAGCGATTTCGGATTCAATCAAAAACAATCAAGACATTGCCTACATCATTTTAGACAACCAAACGACAGCAATGACAGGGCACCAACCGACCCCTGCTGGTGAACTGGATCTCCTCGGCAACCCGACGTTTGCACAGGACATCGAGGAAGTTGCCCAAGGACTCGTTGGCGATTCTGAAATAGACATTGTGCGCACCAACCCCGAAGACCGGGTCAACTACAAAAAATATCTGGAAAAAACGATTCTCAAACCGGGGGTCAAAATTGTCATTGCTGATAAAGAGTGCGCTATTACCTATCATCGTCGTATCCGTCGTGAACAGCGAAAAACGATAGCCAAAGACGGTTTCCTTAAATATGAAAAGCATATCAACATAACCCCTGAAGTCTGCGAATTTTGTCGAGAATGCACCACTGCGACGGGATGTCCCGGTCTAAAAATTGTTGATACCGATTACGGTGAGAAGATCGCCATTGATCAATCAAATTGCGTTTCTGATGGTGCCTGTGCAAGGATTAAATACGCGTGTCCTGCTTTTGAAGAGGTTATCGTAACGCGTAAGCGTCCCCCTCAGGAGCAAGTGATCGCATCCGGTAATCGAAAACTTTTGAGCGATGAACCTTTACCACCGCCACCACCATTAACGTTTGAGCGGGACTGGAACATGTACGCTGCAGGGGTCGGTGGTATGGGTATTGGGACGATTTCAAAAGTTCTCGTCGTTGCGGGGTATCTGCAAGGCTACAATGTGGCGTTCTGTGACAGGAAAGGATTGGCGATTCGCAACGGTGGTGTCTATACACACATCACTTATGCCCAACCCGATGTTCACGCTTCCCCGATGATTCCGTATGGCAAGGCGGATCTTCTGTTGGGGCTTGATATTTTAGAGGCAGTCCGCGGTATCACAGCACAATCGCTTTTCCGTGTCGCATCACCTGATCGAACCGCTGCTATGGTGAATACCGCGAAAACTGAAACGATATCCACCCTTATCGGTAAGGACGATTTCGACCCGGACACACTTGAAGAAGCACTTCAGACACATACCAACGCCGACGCATATTTCGGCGTTGATTTATTTGCGATCTCTGAGGAATTGTTTGGCAATAAGTTGTATGCGAACATGATGCTCCTCGGTACTGCCTTCCAACGACAGTTGATACCTGTTGAATTGGAACCACTCCAATTGGCACTCAAACAGATGGTACCGCACGCTGATTTGGATACCAACATGAAGGCATTCACTGTTGGTCGTCGTCTTGCTCTTGAACTGTCTGAGTCCACCGTAGGCGCGTCAGGGACTTACGCCGAAATGCTCAAGTCAAAACGACAAATTTTGGAACGAAAACGCGGTGGAAAGCGTTTATCACAGAAGTATGTGGCACTCGTTGACGAAATTGTGGAGACATTGAGCATTAATGCCGATGACATCCATCGGCTGTTAGCCCTCTATATATACGATCTTGTTCAGTTCGAGGATATAAATTATGCGCGGCGATATGTTGAAAAGATAAAACAGGTTAATGCCCGTGATTCAGAAACCTACAACTATCGCGCCACAAAGGCAGCGGTTAGGTATCTTCATAAGGTGATGCTGATTAAGGATGAGGTTTACGTCGCACACTTGCTAACGAGCGAAGAAAAGTTAGCGCGCGACAAGGAATTATACAAGATTGATACGAAAAACGGCGACAAGATTAAATATGTCCATCTCAATCGACCGCATTTCACTGTCATGGGACTTGACTTTGAGGCAGATATTGACGCACGTAACTGGCAACTAAACTTAATGAAACGGATGAAGTTTCTAAGACGATGGCTCTCCAAATGGCACGCGAAGGAAAAGGAATTCCGAGAGTGGTATATTACCCGTGTGATTGACACCTTCGCACCAACCGATGCGGAAGCATACAAAAAACATCTCCACGCATTAGAGTGTGTGGAGGAAGTCCGCGGTTATCGAGAAATTCGCTATCCGAAAATGGAAGTGGCGAAACAGACAGTTGAAGAACTACTTGGGAGATAG